In Candidatus Methanoperedens sp., a single genomic region encodes these proteins:
- a CDS encoding DUF1858 domain-containing protein, protein MTITKEMTIEEVVTQYPETMMVFMRHGLHCVGCHVSAFESIEEGAMAHGINVDALVLDLNKVAAMRKS, encoded by the coding sequence ATGACAATAACCAAAGAAATGACAATAGAAGAGGTAGTCACCCAGTATCCTGAAACCATGATGGTGTTTATGAGGCACGGCTTGCACTGCGTCGGATGCCATGTATCGGCTTTTGAAAGCATCGAGGAAGGCGCAATGGCGCACGGGATTAATGTAGATGCGCTGGTCTTAGACCTGAATAAGGTTGCAGCGATGAGAAAATCCTAA
- a CDS encoding energy-coupling factor ABC transporter permease, producing the protein MHISDGILEPQWILFWYLISAIFIALGLRIINARIRDNPSYLPRVSLIGAVVFVISVWHIPVPVTGSSSHPVGTPLAAIIIGPFATVVISAIALFFQAFVGHGGLTTIGANTFSMGIVGAFSGYLVYRMLKNISPLWFSAGMAGFVGSILTYLMTAFELALSLNPENVMHYWKLYSLGFIPTQLPLAFAEFAFTGYVIKYISETKPEVVAPAGVFLDRFTKTALLLMILIASVIAAGAYIGYSGGGSMAGTDGTIEALAAPAAAHDGIGVRLMARFGEPLGFALVGITGGLFTGYFWNAWRKN; encoded by the coding sequence ATGCACATCTCAGACGGGATTCTGGAGCCGCAGTGGATTTTATTCTGGTATCTGATATCAGCAATATTTATCGCCCTCGGTTTGCGGATAATCAATGCGCGTATCAGGGACAATCCATCGTATCTTCCCAGGGTTTCACTGATTGGCGCCGTGGTTTTTGTTATCTCGGTATGGCACATCCCTGTGCCTGTGACTGGTTCATCCTCCCATCCAGTCGGGACTCCTCTGGCTGCAATTATCATAGGACCATTTGCTACAGTCGTGATAAGCGCGATTGCCCTGTTCTTCCAGGCATTCGTAGGTCACGGCGGTTTAACCACCATCGGCGCGAACACGTTTTCTATGGGAATTGTGGGAGCATTTAGCGGCTATCTTGTATACAGGATGCTGAAAAATATCTCTCCTTTGTGGTTTTCCGCTGGAATGGCAGGATTTGTGGGAAGCATCTTAACTTACCTCATGACAGCTTTTGAGCTTGCGCTTTCCCTGAACCCTGAAAATGTGATGCACTACTGGAAATTGTATTCCCTGGGTTTTATCCCCACACAACTGCCTCTTGCATTTGCTGAATTCGCATTCACAGGATATGTGATAAAATATATATCCGAGACAAAACCAGAAGTGGTTGCGCCAGCCGGTGTTTTTCTTGACAGGTTCACAAAAACAGCTCTATTGTTAATGATATTAATCGCATCTGTTATTGCAGCGGGCGCTTACATCGGTTACTCAGGAGGGGGAAGTATGGCAGGGACTGACGGCACTATAGAAGCGCTCGCCGCTCCTGCAGCAGCCCATGATGGAATAGGGGTGAGATTGATGGCACGTTTTGGTGAACCATTGGGTTTTGCTCTTGTGGGTATAACAGGAGGTCTCTTTACAGGATATTTCTGGAACGCATGGAGGAAAAACTGA
- a CDS encoding ATP-binding cassette domain-containing protein encodes MNAIRTIGLEYTYADGTNALSGINFEAKEYEKIAVLGPNGSGKTTLFYHFNGLIKPTCGEVLIFGENISKTNIDEVRKRVGLIFQEPDSQLFAPTVFEDIAFGLKNLGLDTKETKERVSKVLHKYEIESLSGRNPANLSGGQKKRVAIAGVVAMEPDVLVLDEPTSGMDAGGITDTMEILDELGDEGKTIIISTHDSDLAASWADRVYILNKGKVFRSGAPRHIFADEKLIADAGLRQPVIVQTYREFKARGISKGEVPLTVLDFMESVDVKVMNIRCAIAGCDIKAGDEVCLEIKDGMLAANKSSKGVAGKALFDGKKGEDIAVKDVVGDLRQLAGNITIIRVPGIIEGGSRAAHLDRVRDILSKNEHQKIGAMGTSAKVLMNRMGTRCDFEFDVIQSGILAALRGFDVTIFASGGMAERVIEKVKERKLNYSCVVL; translated from the coding sequence ATGAACGCTATAAGAACAATCGGACTTGAATATACGTATGCCGACGGGACAAATGCCCTGTCAGGCATAAATTTTGAAGCAAAGGAATACGAAAAAATTGCCGTGCTCGGACCAAACGGAAGCGGAAAAACCACGTTGTTCTATCACTTCAACGGCTTGATCAAACCCACATGCGGGGAGGTACTGATATTCGGTGAAAATATCAGCAAAACCAATATAGATGAGGTGAGGAAACGTGTGGGGCTAATCTTCCAGGAGCCAGACAGCCAGTTATTTGCACCTACTGTTTTTGAAGATATCGCTTTCGGTCTCAAAAATCTCGGACTGGACACAAAGGAAACCAAAGAAAGGGTTTCAAAGGTGCTGCACAAATATGAGATAGAAAGCCTTTCTGGAAGAAATCCTGCCAACCTGAGCGGGGGACAGAAAAAAAGAGTGGCTATTGCAGGTGTTGTTGCGATGGAGCCTGATGTCCTTGTGCTGGATGAACCCACTTCAGGCATGGATGCAGGCGGAATTACGGACACCATGGAGATCCTGGATGAATTAGGCGATGAAGGGAAAACAATCATCATATCAACCCATGATTCTGACCTCGCTGCATCCTGGGCTGACCGCGTGTATATACTCAATAAAGGAAAGGTTTTCAGGTCAGGTGCCCCAAGACATATTTTTGCAGATGAAAAACTGATTGCAGATGCTGGATTGAGGCAGCCTGTCATTGTCCAGACGTATCGTGAATTCAAAGCGCGCGGCATATCAAAAGGAGAGGTCCCGCTCACTGTTCTTGATTTTATGGAATCTGTTGATGTGAAGGTAATGAATATCAGGTGTGCAATAGCAGGGTGCGATATAAAAGCGGGCGATGAGGTCTGCCTTGAGATCAAGGACGGCATGCTGGCTGCAAACAAAAGTTCAAAAGGCGTAGCTGGAAAAGCCTTATTTGACGGGAAAAAAGGCGAGGATATTGCTGTAAAAGACGTGGTAGGGGACTTGCGTCAACTGGCCGGTAATATCACCATAATCAGGGTTCCTGGAATAATTGAAGGGGGATCGAGGGCTGCGCATCTGGACAGGGTACGTGATATACTTTCTAAAAATGAGCATCAAAAAATAGGTGCTATGGGCACATCTGCAAAGGTATTGATGAACAGGATGGGAACCAGATGCGATTTCGAGTTTGATGTAATCCAGTCAGGCATACTCGCTGCCTTGCGGGGTTTTGATGTGACCATTTTCGCATCGGGTGGGATGGCTGAGCGGGTAATTGAGAAAGTGAAAGAGAGAAAGCTCAATTATTCGTGTGTTGTGCTATAG
- a CDS encoding DNA integrity scanning protein DisA nucleotide-binding domain protein, with protein MSKENSQDIKPEVMRIILNISKSLAKENQGALFIIADRDKIEGNYRFHYPQLQFAGNLLSKGMDAVVEKLAMLDGAVILTPEGELIAYGSRILKSKTLLGFGTRHAAAHGITLFDDSFTAVLISEESGWIKVFQKGEVVLETDSVAIEPSTLDKVSRFLTNHDMALLASAGIAAAAGVAAPAILVVGGAYMVVKTAGSMISSALKKEKK; from the coding sequence ATGAGTAAAGAGAACAGCCAGGATATTAAACCAGAGGTAATGCGTATCATCCTTAATATATCCAAGAGTCTGGCTAAAGAGAATCAGGGCGCTCTTTTCATCATAGCAGACCGGGATAAAATCGAAGGGAATTACCGCTTCCACTATCCTCAACTCCAGTTTGCCGGTAATCTCCTGAGCAAGGGAATGGATGCTGTGGTAGAAAAACTTGCCATGCTCGACGGCGCTGTGATTTTAACACCTGAAGGTGAGCTGATTGCATACGGTTCAAGGATATTGAAATCAAAAACGCTGCTCGGTTTTGGGACGAGACACGCAGCCGCTCATGGTATTACATTATTTGATGATTCGTTCACTGCAGTACTTATATCAGAGGAAAGCGGATGGATAAAAGTCTTCCAGAAAGGGGAGGTAGTTCTTGAAACCGACTCCGTAGCTATCGAGCCATCCACGCTCGATAAGGTTTCCCGTTTTCTCACAAACCATGACATGGCACTGCTTGCAAGCGCGGGAATAGCCGCAGCCGCTGGTGTTGCTGCGCCGGCGATACTGGTAGTGGGCGGCGCATACATGGTGGTGAAAACCGCAGGTTCTATGATTTCTTCTGCCTTAAAGAAAGAAAAGAAGTGA
- the pyrB gene encoding aspartate carbamoyltransferase, whose product MLHHIISMRDFSRDEIDDILTRAREFEPIARGKKSTLLSGKILATLFYEPSTRTRLSFETAMKRLGGEVIDLGSLETSSVAKGESLADTIRVVGNYADAIVLRHPREGSARMAAEYSNVPIINAGDGAGHHPTQTLLDLYTIMRESSLSSLKIALVGDLKYGRTVHSLAYALSLYHASMTLISPVQLRMPDVIKKDLKKQGASLSETTNIEDVIGDIDVLYVTRIQKERFPDPAEYLKVAGSYSVTEELLKKARDKLIVMHPLPRLQEIDPSVDRTKYARYFQQSFYGVPVRMALLAMAMEAI is encoded by the coding sequence ATGTTGCATCATATTATCTCAATGAGGGATTTTTCGCGGGATGAGATTGATGATATTCTAACAAGGGCAAGGGAATTTGAACCTATAGCAAGAGGAAAAAAATCCACCCTGCTTTCAGGAAAAATACTTGCCACCCTTTTCTATGAACCCAGCACACGCACGCGCCTGTCCTTCGAGACTGCCATGAAGCGGCTCGGCGGGGAGGTTATCGACCTCGGCTCGCTTGAGACAAGCTCGGTAGCGAAGGGGGAAAGCCTTGCAGACACCATAAGGGTTGTAGGAAACTATGCAGACGCCATCGTTTTGCGACATCCCAGAGAAGGCTCAGCCCGGATGGCGGCAGAGTACTCAAATGTCCCGATAATCAATGCAGGCGATGGAGCAGGGCATCATCCCACGCAGACGCTGCTTGACCTTTATACCATAATGCGGGAGAGCAGTCTTTCCTCGCTAAAAATTGCGCTTGTGGGCGACCTGAAGTACGGCAGGACTGTCCACTCGCTTGCTTACGCCTTGTCACTCTATCATGCCAGCATGACCCTCATCTCGCCAGTGCAGCTCAGGATGCCAGATGTGATTAAAAAAGACCTGAAAAAGCAGGGCGCCAGCCTGAGCGAGACTACGAACATAGAGGATGTGATCGGGGATATTGATGTATTATACGTAACACGGATACAGAAGGAACGCTTCCCTGACCCGGCTGAGTACCTGAAAGTTGCGGGCAGCTACAGTGTCACGGAGGAATTATTGAAAAAGGCCCGCGATAAACTCATAGTGATGCATCCGCTTCCCAGACTTCAGGAGATTGACCCCTCGGTCGACAGGACAAAATACGCACGGTATTTCCAGCAGTCTTTCTACGGCGTACCGGTCAGGATGGCGCTTCTTGCGATGGCAATGGAGGCGATATGA
- a CDS encoding endonuclease: MISAIRLFEIYNRLLDEFGHRHWWPADTPFEVVVGAVLTQQTKWENVERAILNLKERGLMEPEPLSKADIEDVEERIRCTGFYRQKARRVKNISAFFFEHPRILEKPADELRNMLLSLPGIGDETADSIVLYAADKPRFVIDAYTKRMCRCLGIEGDYRKLQSLFEESLPQDVPLYKEFHALIVEYGKQFCGKKRCMGCILVENGKMS, encoded by the coding sequence ATGATTTCAGCAATAAGGCTCTTCGAGATTTACAATAGACTTTTAGATGAATTCGGGCACAGGCACTGGTGGCCTGCAGACACACCTTTCGAGGTCGTGGTGGGCGCCGTGCTCACCCAGCAGACCAAATGGGAGAACGTAGAGAGGGCAATCCTGAACCTGAAAGAGCGGGGATTGATGGAGCCAGAACCTCTTTCAAAGGCTGATATTGAAGACGTGGAGGAGCGCATCAGGTGCACGGGGTTTTACAGGCAGAAAGCCCGGAGGGTAAAAAATATCTCAGCATTTTTTTTTGAACATCCCCGAATCCTTGAAAAACCTGCGGATGAACTTCGCAATATGCTTCTGTCTCTTCCTGGTATTGGGGATGAAACGGCTGATAGCATCGTATTATATGCAGCAGACAAGCCCAGATTCGTAATCGATGCTTATACAAAGAGGATGTGCAGATGTCTGGGAATTGAGGGTGATTACAGGAAATTGCAGTCGCTTTTCGAAGAGTCGCTTCCTCAGGATGTTCCCCTTTACAAGGAATTTCATGCCCTCATCGTGGAATACGGAAAACAATTCTGCGGGAAAAAGAGATGCATGGGATGTATATTGGTAGAAAATGGCAAGATGTCATAA
- the pyrI gene encoding aspartate carbamoyltransferase regulatory subunit codes for MTEKEMRVRPIRHGTVIDHITAGQALNVLRILGISGTTTAVVSVAMNVPSGVLGSKDIVKVEDRELEEEEVDRISLIAPDATINIIRDFEVIEKYKVDLPEHLEGVVKCSNPNCISNTSEPVISKFAVNKKPVELRCIYCDHVISEGIAEHLI; via the coding sequence ATGACTGAGAAGGAGATGAGAGTGCGCCCGATAAGGCACGGCACTGTGATCGACCACATCACAGCAGGTCAGGCGCTCAATGTGCTTCGCATACTCGGAATATCGGGCACCACGACTGCTGTTGTCAGCGTGGCTATGAACGTACCCAGCGGGGTTCTCGGGTCAAAGGATATAGTAAAGGTTGAGGACAGGGAGCTTGAAGAGGAGGAGGTTGACAGGATTTCGCTGATTGCTCCGGATGCCACGATCAACATCATCCGTGATTTCGAGGTGATAGAGAAATACAAAGTTGATCTGCCAGAACATCTTGAAGGCGTGGTGAAATGCTCCAACCCTAACTGCATCTCCAATACAAGCGAGCCTGTTATTTCAAAGTTTGCGGTGAACAAGAAGCCAGTTGAATTGAGGTGCATTTACTGCGATCATGTGATTTCCGAGGGGATTGCGGAGCATTTGATTTAG
- the npdG gene encoding NADPH-dependent F420 reductase gives MKIAILGGTGSIGEGFALRWAAKHDIMVCSREIDRAVRAAEEYKGTLSTKGLLCCGITGCGNETAIGDADVVVLSVPYQGVVAMLKNLKPCFKEQIVISLVVPMKKNKWFEYTPPKQGSAALEIRDILPEGVKIVSAYHNVSAKKLAHPELSLDYDVVVCGDDEDAKKTVMGLTKEIKNLRPLDGGSLASSYMSESLTPFLINLAIRNGLFDLGVKFV, from the coding sequence ATGAAGATAGCAATACTCGGAGGCACAGGCAGCATAGGGGAAGGATTCGCGCTTCGGTGGGCAGCAAAACATGATATAATGGTTTGTTCGCGTGAGATTGACAGGGCGGTCAGAGCAGCGGAAGAATATAAAGGCACGCTTTCAACTAAAGGGCTGCTGTGCTGCGGCATTACAGGATGCGGGAATGAAACCGCTATCGGCGATGCTGATGTTGTAGTGCTCTCAGTCCCGTACCAGGGCGTGGTGGCGATGTTAAAAAACCTGAAGCCGTGTTTTAAGGAGCAGATTGTAATCTCACTTGTAGTACCAATGAAAAAAAATAAATGGTTTGAATATACGCCTCCAAAGCAGGGCAGCGCCGCACTTGAGATAAGGGATATCCTTCCAGAGGGTGTAAAGATTGTATCGGCTTACCATAATGTGTCTGCAAAGAAACTGGCACATCCTGAATTGAGCCTTGACTATGATGTTGTTGTTTGCGGCGATGATGAGGATGCGAAAAAAACCGTGATGGGGTTAACGAAGGAAATAAAGAATCTTCGTCCTCTTGATGGGGGAAGTCTTGCCTCTTCGTATATGAGCGAGTCCCTGACACCATTTTTGATCAACCTTGCGATTCGAAACGGGCTCTTTGACCTCGGCGTTAAATTTGTATGA
- the ubiE gene encoding bifunctional demethylmenaquinone methyltransferase/2-methoxy-6-polyprenyl-1,4-benzoquinol methylase UbiE: MQKKEYIQKMFAGISHRYDFLNRLLSMGRDKYWRRFAAALLPHGYIIDVCSGTGDVAVEVSKKSNVIASDFCEEMLQLCLKKIKKQNIKNVYCVQNDAENLSFKDGTFNGAIVAFGIRNVADIKKALSEMNRVVKKSGKVVVLEFSLPENKAFKSIYYLYFHKILPFIGALVSKKKDAYSYLPSSVTAFPQRNEFVELMKGAGLIDIESYDLTFGIVTVYAGRKS; the protein is encoded by the coding sequence TTGCAAAAAAAAGAATATATCCAGAAAATGTTTGCCGGCATTTCCCATCGCTACGATTTTCTCAATCGTTTATTGAGCATGGGACGTGATAAATACTGGCGAAGGTTCGCAGCAGCTTTACTGCCACACGGATATATAATTGATGTTTGTTCAGGAACAGGTGATGTGGCAGTAGAAGTTTCAAAAAAAAGCAACGTAATCGCCTCGGATTTTTGTGAAGAAATGCTGCAATTATGTCTCAAAAAAATAAAAAAACAGAATATAAAGAATGTCTACTGCGTCCAGAACGACGCTGAGAATCTTTCTTTTAAGGATGGAACTTTTAATGGCGCTATCGTTGCTTTCGGAATCAGGAACGTGGCGGATATCAAAAAAGCATTATCTGAGATGAACCGCGTTGTCAAAAAAAGTGGAAAAGTAGTCGTACTTGAGTTTTCTTTGCCAGAGAATAAAGCTTTCAAATCGATTTATTATCTTTATTTTCATAAGATATTACCTTTCATAGGCGCCTTGGTTTCTAAAAAGAAGGACGCATACAGTTATCTCCCATCTTCTGTGACGGCATTTCCGCAAAGGAATGAGTTTGTTGAACTTATGAAAGGAGCGGGTCTGATAGATATTGAATCTTATGACCTCACTTTTGGAATAGTTACAGTTTATGCAGGTAGGAAATCCTAA
- the arcC gene encoding carbamate kinase gives MNKIVIAIGGNAILNPTRGSPIEQQELIDKTCREIVQTISLGYDVVLTHGNGPQIGNILAMQEECGIVHPQPLDVCGAETQGMLGYSLQQSLDNRLKEKKIKRHVTTILTQVIVDEESPSFKNPTKPIGLYYPQYRARKMIEQGVTMMQDKKGYRRIVPSPEPEEIVEVEIIKKLVQEGVIVIAAGGGGIPVIRKQGSLLGVEAVIDKDITGSLMASSIGAGTFLILTDVEKVALNFGKENQLDLDEITVKDAKRYIKEGHFGKGSMEPKVVAAVRFIKSGGEVAIISSLEKALAALEGKAGTRVVGD, from the coding sequence ATGAACAAAATAGTGATAGCAATAGGCGGGAACGCGATATTGAATCCAACCAGGGGAAGCCCGATAGAGCAGCAAGAATTGATAGATAAGACCTGCAGGGAAATCGTTCAAACCATAAGCCTTGGTTATGATGTAGTCCTGACACACGGCAACGGTCCCCAGATAGGGAACATCCTTGCCATGCAGGAAGAATGCGGTATCGTTCACCCCCAGCCCCTGGATGTATGCGGGGCAGAGACGCAGGGGATGCTCGGTTACTCGCTTCAGCAATCGCTGGATAACAGGCTTAAAGAAAAGAAAATTAAGAGGCACGTCACCACAATACTGACTCAGGTTATAGTGGATGAGGAAAGCCCCTCATTTAAGAACCCGACAAAGCCAATAGGTCTTTATTATCCGCAATACCGTGCAAGGAAAATGATTGAGCAGGGGGTAACGATGATGCAGGACAAAAAGGGTTACAGGCGGATTGTTCCATCTCCCGAGCCAGAAGAGATCGTGGAAGTAGAGATCATCAAGAAGCTCGTTCAGGAAGGCGTTATAGTAATAGCGGCAGGTGGAGGCGGGATTCCCGTTATCCGAAAGCAGGGTTCGCTTCTGGGTGTTGAGGCTGTGATCGATAAAGACATCACGGGCAGCTTAATGGCATCCTCTATCGGAGCAGGGACTTTTCTTATACTGACCGACGTTGAAAAGGTAGCCCTGAATTTTGGAAAGGAGAACCAGCTTGACCTCGATGAAATAACAGTTAAAGATGCAAAGAGATATATCAAAGAGGGGCATTTCGGGAAGGGGAGCATGGAGCCAAAGGTAGTTGCGGCAGTCAGATTCATAAAATCAGGTGGAGAGGTTGCGATTATTTCAAGTCTTGAGAAGGCACTTGCGGCGCTGGAAGGAAAGGCAGGCACAAGAGTTGTTGGCGATTAG
- the cbiQ gene encoding cobalt ECF transporter T component CbiQ, protein MLEWLTRDPLNGVVITLTFFISMIIGRYLGKRRQQPECRGKIVDSRIKILVSFLLITAATLMKHWYFPIAISILCILFAAKLDVIRDYSKKLFFPLVLALFIFALQSFTYGANTINVGIVSVYSEGVEYGFLIFSRVLASASILLLLVITTSESELLESMRYFGVPKTMLEISSFMARYIKTFSSEGKKLKLAQESRCGFSKNAGFTKKMHNIASISGALITRAFARSEEVYRAMLSRGWKPDLRYSIETRPLNKRDLIMGIMLSSGIFVLLGLDRLVW, encoded by the coding sequence ATGCTGGAATGGCTTACCCGCGACCCCTTGAACGGAGTCGTAATCACCCTGACTTTTTTTATCTCTATGATTATAGGCAGATATCTTGGAAAAAGAAGACAGCAACCCGAATGCAGAGGCAAGATTGTTGATTCCAGAATTAAAATCCTTGTATCGTTCCTCCTGATTACTGCCGCAACCTTGATGAAACACTGGTATTTTCCAATCGCCATATCAATACTGTGCATTCTTTTTGCGGCAAAACTCGATGTAATCAGGGATTACAGTAAAAAGCTTTTTTTTCCGTTGGTTTTAGCTTTATTTATTTTCGCGCTCCAGAGTTTTACCTATGGTGCAAATACAATTAATGTGGGGATCGTTTCGGTATATTCAGAGGGAGTTGAGTATGGTTTTCTAATATTCTCGCGGGTGTTGGCTTCTGCCTCTATCCTGCTGCTCCTTGTAATCACAACTTCCGAGAGCGAGCTGCTTGAAAGCATGCGCTACTTTGGGGTTCCAAAAACCATGCTTGAGATTTCCTCGTTCATGGCACGCTACATCAAGACGTTTTCAAGCGAGGGGAAAAAACTGAAACTGGCGCAGGAATCACGGTGCGGCTTTTCAAAGAATGCGGGGTTCACGAAGAAAATGCACAACATTGCCTCGATATCAGGGGCGCTCATCACGCGCGCATTTGCAAGAAGTGAAGAGGTTTACAGAGCCATGCTCTCGCGGGGCTGGAAGCCTGATTTGAGGTATTCGATAGAGACCCGACCATTAAATAAAAGAGATTTGATTATGGGAATTATGTTATCTTCTGGGATTTTCGTACTGCTTGGACTTGACAGGCTGGTGTGGTAG
- the aglJ gene encoding S-layer glycoprotein N-glycosyltransferase AglJ yields the protein MNKEDVCILIPTLNEGKTIGGMVREFKSLGYSNVLVIDGHSTDDTVEKAQNEGAKVIIQSGTGKGQAVSQAFQSITSEYVVMLDGDGTYLPEEVDKILEPVIAGIADHVIGNRFANYQKGAFTRLNLLGNRLLNKMFGFAYGVWLEDILSGYRAFNNTAVKQIELNRTGFEVETEITVECVKKDLKIVEVPITYLARVSGAATKLQPIRDGFRIASTIYLLAKTHNPLFYFNLIGGFLTLGGLAIGIYVVDEWLKNITHIPLTILATLLIVTGIQMFIFAIMSDLIVSMHRENMHMLRRIIKER from the coding sequence ATGAATAAAGAAGATGTTTGCATATTAATTCCCACACTCAATGAGGGAAAGACAATAGGCGGGATGGTAAGGGAATTTAAATCATTGGGTTATTCAAATGTTCTTGTCATCGACGGTCACAGTACCGATGATACAGTGGAGAAGGCACAAAACGAAGGCGCAAAGGTTATAATCCAGAGCGGGACAGGAAAAGGACAGGCTGTGAGCCAGGCATTCCAGTCAATAACAAGTGAATATGTGGTAATGCTGGATGGAGATGGAACGTATCTCCCCGAAGAGGTTGATAAAATTCTTGAACCAGTTATCGCAGGAATAGCCGACCATGTGATTGGAAACAGGTTTGCAAACTATCAGAAAGGCGCATTTACCCGCTTGAATCTTCTGGGGAACAGATTGCTCAACAAGATGTTCGGCTTTGCCTATGGTGTCTGGCTTGAGGACATACTTTCGGGTTACAGAGCCTTTAACAATACTGCTGTTAAACAGATTGAATTGAACAGAACAGGTTTTGAGGTTGAAACCGAAATTACGGTTGAATGCGTGAAAAAAGACCTGAAAATAGTCGAGGTACCCATAACTTACCTTGCAAGGGTAAGCGGTGCTGCCACAAAACTGCAACCTATCAGGGATGGTTTCAGAATCGCATCTACCATATACCTGCTTGCGAAAACACACAATCCTCTTTTTTATTTCAATTTAATTGGAGGGTTTCTTACTCTAGGAGGCTTAGCCATTGGTATCTATGTCGTTGACGAATGGCTGAAAAACATTACCCATATTCCTCTTACCATCCTCGCAACGCTTCTCATCGTTACCGGGATTCAGATGTTCATTTTTGCTATCATGAGCGACCTTATCGTGTCCATGCACAGGGAAAATATGCATATGTTGCGCAGAATAATAAAGGAAAGGTAA
- the dapF gene encoding diaminopimelate epimerase, producing MIHFTKLQGNGNDFILIDEYKGETISEKSAFASKYCDRRFGIGADGVLYLGSSYKADIGMRIFNPDGTEAEMCGNGIRCLVKYALDEGYVRENASVETPAGTLSVSSRIDDRTWVKVDMGKPQFTREKIPSKGSGEFLDVSLHGNKVSAVNTGVPHAVIFVDSFNADLMSIAPRIRYDPVFPKGTNVNFVVVNSSNEITVRTYERGVEAETPSCGTGAVACAAMAHRLGKTEKKVKVNTKGGELRITLTEDGAFMEGPAERVFEGTIL from the coding sequence ATGATCCATTTCACCAAACTCCAAGGCAACGGGAATGATTTCATTCTCATAGACGAATATAAAGGAGAGACAATATCTGAAAAATCCGCTTTTGCATCAAAATATTGTGACCGCCGTTTCGGAATAGGGGCGGACGGCGTGCTGTATCTTGGAAGCTCGTATAAAGCTGATATCGGGATGCGGATTTTTAATCCGGACGGTACTGAGGCTGAGATGTGCGGCAACGGCATACGCTGTCTTGTGAAGTATGCGCTGGATGAAGGGTATGTCAGAGAGAATGCCAGCGTTGAAACACCTGCAGGCACTTTATCGGTCAGCTCCCGGATTGATGACAGGACATGGGTGAAAGTCGATATGGGAAAACCACAATTTACAAGGGAAAAAATCCCTTCAAAAGGAAGCGGGGAATTTCTCGATGTGTCTCTCCATGGAAATAAAGTCTCGGCGGTAAATACCGGAGTTCCACATGCTGTAATTTTTGTGGACTCTTTTAATGCCGATTTGATGTCGATAGCGCCCAGGATTCGCTATGACCCTGTTTTTCCAAAAGGTACAAACGTGAATTTTGTGGTTGTGAACTCAAGCAACGAGATTACAGTACGTACATACGAGCGCGGAGTGGAAGCTGAAACTCCGAGCTGCGGCACAGGTGCAGTGGCATGCGCAGCAATGGCTCACAGGCTTGGCAAAACAGAAAAAAAAGTAAAGGTGAATACAAAGGGTGGAGAATTGAGAATAACCCTTACAGAAGATGGTGCTTTTATGGAAGGCCCAGCAGAGCGGGTGTTTGAGGGTACGATTCTTTGA
- a CDS encoding CGGC domain-containing protein translates to METDEKTAKIAVVRCDIVSEVCPGVACFKAFNKRKVHFSGYGEAEIVGFFTCGGCPGRRVHRLVDSLLKHGVDVVHLSSCMLMESGYPKCPHAEEIKQMIIKKGVKVVEGTHH, encoded by the coding sequence ATGGAAACGGACGAAAAGACTGCGAAGATTGCAGTTGTAAGATGCGATATCGTAAGCGAAGTCTGCCCGGGTGTGGCATGTTTTAAAGCATTCAATAAGAGAAAGGTGCATTTCAGCGGTTACGGCGAAGCTGAGATTGTTGGTTTTTTCACCTGTGGAGGCTGCCCAGGGAGGCGGGTTCACAGGCTTGTGGACAGCCTCTTGAAGCACGGGGTGGATGTGGTTCATTTAAGTTCATGCATGCTCATGGAAAGTGGTTATCCTAAATGCCCTCACGCAGAGGAGATAAAACAGATGATCATCAAAAAAGGTGTGAAAGTCGTGGAAGGGACGCATCATTGA